In Janibacter alkaliphilus, the following proteins share a genomic window:
- a CDS encoding NADH-quinone oxidoreductase subunit A, translating to MYGIVAMALVAVFAVVSLYALHRAVSVLADPLTALPAQSGWVPQEHALSRFHARWYPASIVFLAFDVEMLFMYPWAVIVAEEGISAVVEMFLFLGALLIAVTWAWREGVFRWV from the coding sequence GTGTACGGGATCGTGGCCATGGCGCTGGTGGCTGTATTCGCTGTGGTGTCCCTCTATGCGCTCCACCGGGCTGTGAGTGTGTTGGCCGATCCGCTGACTGCGCTTCCTGCTCAGTCGGGGTGGGTTCCGCAGGAGCATGCTCTGTCTCGGTTCCATGCACGCTGGTATCCCGCCTCGATCGTCTTTCTCGCCTTCGACGTCGAGATGCTGTTCATGTACCCGTGGGCAGTAATCGTGGCCGAGGAAGGGATCTCTGCGGTCGTGGAGATGTTCCTGTTCCTGGGAGCACTGCTCATCGCCGTGACGTGGGCATGGCGGGAGGGGGTCTTCCGATGGGTCTGA